One stretch of Thermococcus sp. M36 DNA includes these proteins:
- a CDS encoding uracil-xanthine permease family protein has protein sequence MEKVEVIEKQVLKVGIEEKVEPVKALVFGLQHVLAMFGATVTVPLVVGGAIGLSGDQVALMIQAVLLAMGIATLLQTTIGSRYPIVQGSSFAFIPGLIAIGSSLGMAAVQGALIVGGLIEAAIGWLGIIGKVRKLFTPLVTGVTITLIGFSLADVAVKNFFNFYADPSGGTVVKATLVALITFLTTVFVALKARGSLKAMPVVVGALVGYLVSVPLGLVDFGLVEGLPVISVPKPFPWGSPVFDTTAVVLLLFAFMVSIIESVGDYHAIATVTGSEITEKHITRGIGSEGLACSIAGLLGACGTTSYSENIGVVALTKVGSRHVVQVGAIILIFLSLLPKFAGILASMPAPVLGGLTLALYGMISVTGLRLIKERVEFTDRNTLILAAALIAGLGAPQLPTEFLAQFPEIIASILESGMAVGALTAIILERVL, from the coding sequence ATGGAAAAGGTCGAAGTAATCGAAAAGCAGGTTCTAAAGGTTGGGATTGAGGAGAAAGTTGAGCCCGTGAAGGCTTTAGTCTTCGGCCTTCAGCATGTTCTTGCCATGTTCGGCGCGACCGTTACGGTCCCGCTCGTTGTTGGCGGTGCCATTGGTCTGAGCGGCGACCAGGTGGCGCTGATGATACAGGCGGTTCTGCTGGCGATGGGGATAGCGACCCTCCTCCAGACCACGATAGGGTCGCGCTACCCTATAGTCCAGGGTTCGAGCTTCGCCTTCATACCGGGACTGATAGCCATAGGCTCTTCCCTGGGAATGGCCGCGGTTCAGGGGGCATTGATAGTCGGCGGCCTAATCGAGGCCGCAATAGGCTGGCTTGGGATAATCGGGAAGGTCAGGAAGCTCTTCACACCGCTGGTCACCGGCGTTACGATAACCCTCATCGGCTTCAGCCTCGCCGACGTTGCGGTAAAGAACTTCTTCAATTTCTACGCCGACCCCTCCGGCGGAACGGTTGTCAAGGCTACCCTGGTGGCACTGATAACCTTCCTGACGACTGTCTTCGTGGCCCTTAAGGCCAGGGGGAGCCTGAAGGCGATGCCCGTTGTGGTCGGCGCGCTCGTGGGCTACCTCGTCAGCGTCCCTCTGGGACTGGTGGACTTCGGGCTGGTAGAGGGCCTGCCTGTCATCAGCGTTCCGAAGCCGTTTCCGTGGGGCAGTCCAGTGTTCGACACCACCGCGGTAGTTCTCCTCCTCTTTGCCTTCATGGTGAGCATAATCGAGAGCGTCGGCGACTACCACGCGATAGCCACAGTGACCGGCTCGGAAATAACAGAAAAGCACATAACCAGGGGCATAGGGAGTGAGGGGCTGGCATGCTCGATAGCGGGCCTCCTCGGCGCCTGCGGGACGACGAGCTACTCCGAGAACATAGGCGTCGTGGCGCTCACCAAAGTGGGCAGCAGGCATGTGGTTCAGGTCGGGGCGATTATTCTGATATTCCTCTCCCTGCTCCCGAAGTTCGCCGGAATCCTTGCCTCGATGCCTGCCCCGGTTCTCGGGGGGCTTACCCTGGCGCTCTACGGCATGATAAGCGTCACCGGCTTGAGGCTGATAAAGGAGAGGGTCGAGTTCACAGACAGGAACACCCTTATCCTTGCGGCGGCGCTCATAGCAGGTCTGGGTGCGCCACAGCTTCCGACCGAGTTCCTGGCCCAGTTCCCAGAAATAATAGCAAGCATCCTGGAGTCGGGGATGGCCGTTGGTGCACTAACGGCGATAATCCTTGAGAGGGTTCTCTGA